A genomic region of Equus caballus isolate H_3958 breed thoroughbred chromosome 1, TB-T2T, whole genome shotgun sequence contains the following coding sequences:
- the WBP1L gene encoding WW domain binding protein 1-like isoform X2 produces the protein MPFLLGLRQDKETCVGTNNQSYICDTGHCCGQSQCCNYYYELWWFWLVWTIIIILSCCCVCHHRRAKHRLQAQQRQHEINLIAYREAHNYSALPFYFRFLPNYLLPPYEEVVNRPPTPPPPYSAFQLQQQQQLPAQCGPAGSSPPGADPTRGSQGAPSSPLSGPSRSSTRPPSIADPEPSDVPADPAATKAPGMEPSGSVAGLGELDPGAFLDKDSECKEELLKDYSSEQGTALPDNKDKTPGRHRRFTGDSGIEVCVCNRGHHDDDLKEFNALIDDALDGPLDFCDSCHVRPPGDEEEGLCQPSGEQAREPGHAHLPRPPACLLLNTINEQDSPNSQSSSSPS, from the exons ATGCCTTTTCTTTTGGGTCTTAGACAG gaTAAGGAAACCTGTGTGGGTACCAACAATCAAAGCTACATCTGTGACACAGGACACTGCTGCGGGCAGTCTCAGTGCTGCAACTACTACTATGAACTCTGGT ggttCTGGCTGGTGTggaccatcatcatcatcctgaGCTGCTGCTGCGTGTGCCACCACCGCCGAGCCAAGCACCGCCTGCAGGCCCAGCAGCGGCAGCACGAAATCAACCTGATCGCCTACCGGGAAGCCCACAATTACTCAGCGCTGCCATTTTATTTCA GGTTTTTGCCAAACTATTTACTACCTCCTTATGAGGAAGTGGTGAACCGACCTCCAACTCCTCCCCCACCATAcagtgccttccagctccagcagcagcagcagctgcctgCGCAGTGTGGCCCTGCAGGCAGCAGCCCCCCAGGCGCCGATCCCACCAGGGGCTCCCAGGGGGCTCCAAGCAGCCCCTTGTCTGGGCCCAGCAGAAGCAGCACGAGACCCCCGAGCATCGCAGACCCTGAGCCCTCCGACGTGCCAGCCGACCCAGCAGCCACCAAAGCCCCCGGAATGGAGCCCAGTGGCTCTGTGGCCGGCCTGGGGGAGCTGGACCCTGGGGCCTTCCTGGACAAGGATTCAGAATGTAAGGAGGAGCTGCTGAAAGATTACAGCTCTGAGCAGGGCACCGCCCTCCCCGACAACAAAGACAAGACGCCTGGCAGACACCGCCGCTTCACGGGGGACTCAGGCATCGAGGTGTGTGTGTGCAACCGGGGCCACCATGATGATGACCTCAAAGAGTTCAACGCGCTCATTGACGATGCTCTGGATGGGCCCCTGGACTTCTGTGACAGCTGCCACGTGCGGCCCCCTGGCGACGAGGAGGAAGGGCTCTGCCAGCCCTCCGGGGAGCAGGCCCGAGAGCCCGGGCACGCCCACCTGCCGCGGCCGCCTGCATGCCTGCTGCTGAACACCATCAATGAGCAGGACTCCCCAAACTCCCAGAGCAGCAGCTCCCCTAGCTAG
- the WBP1L gene encoding WW domain binding protein 1-like isoform X1 → MERRRLLGGMALLLLQALPSPLSARAEPPQDKETCVGTNNQSYICDTGHCCGQSQCCNYYYELWWFWLVWTIIIILSCCCVCHHRRAKHRLQAQQRQHEINLIAYREAHNYSALPFYFRFLPNYLLPPYEEVVNRPPTPPPPYSAFQLQQQQQLPAQCGPAGSSPPGADPTRGSQGAPSSPLSGPSRSSTRPPSIADPEPSDVPADPAATKAPGMEPSGSVAGLGELDPGAFLDKDSECKEELLKDYSSEQGTALPDNKDKTPGRHRRFTGDSGIEVCVCNRGHHDDDLKEFNALIDDALDGPLDFCDSCHVRPPGDEEEGLCQPSGEQAREPGHAHLPRPPACLLLNTINEQDSPNSQSSSSPS, encoded by the exons gaTAAGGAAACCTGTGTGGGTACCAACAATCAAAGCTACATCTGTGACACAGGACACTGCTGCGGGCAGTCTCAGTGCTGCAACTACTACTATGAACTCTGGT ggttCTGGCTGGTGTggaccatcatcatcatcctgaGCTGCTGCTGCGTGTGCCACCACCGCCGAGCCAAGCACCGCCTGCAGGCCCAGCAGCGGCAGCACGAAATCAACCTGATCGCCTACCGGGAAGCCCACAATTACTCAGCGCTGCCATTTTATTTCA GGTTTTTGCCAAACTATTTACTACCTCCTTATGAGGAAGTGGTGAACCGACCTCCAACTCCTCCCCCACCATAcagtgccttccagctccagcagcagcagcagctgcctgCGCAGTGTGGCCCTGCAGGCAGCAGCCCCCCAGGCGCCGATCCCACCAGGGGCTCCCAGGGGGCTCCAAGCAGCCCCTTGTCTGGGCCCAGCAGAAGCAGCACGAGACCCCCGAGCATCGCAGACCCTGAGCCCTCCGACGTGCCAGCCGACCCAGCAGCCACCAAAGCCCCCGGAATGGAGCCCAGTGGCTCTGTGGCCGGCCTGGGGGAGCTGGACCCTGGGGCCTTCCTGGACAAGGATTCAGAATGTAAGGAGGAGCTGCTGAAAGATTACAGCTCTGAGCAGGGCACCGCCCTCCCCGACAACAAAGACAAGACGCCTGGCAGACACCGCCGCTTCACGGGGGACTCAGGCATCGAGGTGTGTGTGTGCAACCGGGGCCACCATGATGATGACCTCAAAGAGTTCAACGCGCTCATTGACGATGCTCTGGATGGGCCCCTGGACTTCTGTGACAGCTGCCACGTGCGGCCCCCTGGCGACGAGGAGGAAGGGCTCTGCCAGCCCTCCGGGGAGCAGGCCCGAGAGCCCGGGCACGCCCACCTGCCGCGGCCGCCTGCATGCCTGCTGCTGAACACCATCAATGAGCAGGACTCCCCAAACTCCCAGAGCAGCAGCTCCCCTAGCTAG